The proteins below are encoded in one region of Fervidicoccaceae archaeon:
- a CDS encoding helix-turn-helix domain-containing protein, translated as MLTRSFCELYLKRCATAIRVAVAKELINKYGYSQTEAAKLVGISQPLLNYVLKGKRRIRGLSEIEKSNEASEIIRRVADAINLGKVVDMCDVCMTFRKKCAPIMVGEKTL; from the coding sequence ATGCTCACGCGCTCGTTCTGCGAGCTCTACCTGAAGAGGTGCGCCACCGCCATAAGAGTCGCCGTGGCCAAGGAGCTGATAAACAAATACGGCTACAGCCAGACCGAAGCTGCAAAGCTCGTTGGGATCTCTCAGCCTCTGCTGAACTACGTGCTCAAGGGCAAGAGGAGAATACGCGGTCTGAGCGAGATCGAGAAAAGCAACGAGGCCTCCGAGATCATTAGAAGGGTAGCCGACGCCATTAACTTGGGCAAAGTCGTCGACATGTGCGACGTTTGCATGACCTTCAGGAAAAAATGCGCGCCAATAATGGTCGGCGAGAAGACGCTGTGA